From Halapricum desulfuricans, a single genomic window includes:
- a CDS encoding DUF2298 domain-containing protein, whose amino-acid sequence MEYGLVALWLVTYLLLLYLGQPLAHALLPDMEDRGASLALPLALAVVWLVVFVLGRVSIQLGLWTGLLVLAGLSAFAIYRGFEVDHDAYARTALVFAVAFLFLVAIRAVDPAASPGGGEKFLDMSLLQSSLRGSTIPPEDAWFAGEHVRYYYGGHLLASLLARLTGTTGRFAYNLALSGYYAMLVTAAYGLAGSVAAHRGFSYRRAGIGAAFFVGFASNLLTPLRFGAALLDAVAARIGPLGTVPSALAGVWEAFAGLLLPLPRGYGIGSSLSEFHYWSASRVLEGAITEFPLFAWYNGDLHAHMMSTPFLLAVAAVLFQVFVAGADRSRRRTLGTIFGVVPALGAVVAVVNSWSFPAVGGLSVLALALAPDRPMAVLFDREQPILNVRSSAGRSASSTGRPVSSTDRLWTEARTLAVATVAGVAVLAIAWLLSAPYWLWVASATGSPGVLPHRSTLAELLVAHGAFLLLFWVYLYRHARPSLSSRPVFFALVALTLAVTTEIGIAAVGLFVPLILIGWALLRDERPSDETATTTDRDPLSKLGFETVLLIAAAGLIVLVEFLYLQDGAIPGRFNTVFKVYAQAWVLASVAAGVVLVRLLADHRPALGLSGRQWRRAFQIVAAGLVGVLSLYGLLVLAGHFGLSDSGSVPIEPLSVLPGWLVFASFLLGLAVLGRIGMRAAPTLVPSDRDASCAGARLAVGLVVVAAAFGGGIWLIDAANEDVDPTMDALAFVESDHPAEDESIYWLDEEVKGQPNMVSYPGQQYRWDNAPASLTGVPTVVGKPPEAVYRGSDVYDRRVEDVETIFTGQPAQQRRLLAEYDVELIYVGSNERVHYRPITVDQLDAVHVEKQWQAVTIYRVDQSALTTGT is encoded by the coding sequence ATGGAATACGGGCTGGTCGCGCTCTGGCTGGTGACGTACCTCCTGTTGCTGTACCTCGGGCAGCCCCTCGCACACGCGCTGTTGCCCGATATGGAGGACCGCGGGGCTTCGCTGGCGCTCCCGCTCGCGCTGGCGGTCGTCTGGCTCGTCGTGTTCGTCCTCGGGCGCGTGTCTATCCAGCTGGGACTCTGGACTGGTCTCCTCGTGCTCGCCGGACTCTCGGCGTTTGCGATCTATCGCGGTTTCGAGGTCGATCACGACGCCTACGCTCGCACTGCGCTCGTGTTCGCGGTCGCGTTTCTCTTTCTCGTCGCGATCCGGGCTGTCGATCCGGCGGCCTCGCCCGGCGGCGGCGAGAAGTTCCTCGATATGAGCCTGTTGCAGTCCTCGCTGCGCGGGTCGACGATCCCGCCCGAGGACGCCTGGTTCGCGGGCGAGCACGTCCGGTATTACTATGGCGGGCACCTGCTCGCGTCGCTTTTAGCGCGGCTGACCGGTACCACCGGGCGGTTCGCCTACAACCTCGCACTGTCGGGGTACTACGCCATGCTCGTCACGGCGGCCTACGGGCTGGCCGGCTCGGTCGCCGCCCACCGGGGATTCTCGTATCGACGGGCCGGGATCGGGGCCGCCTTCTTCGTCGGGTTCGCCAGCAACCTCCTGACGCCGCTGCGGTTCGGCGCCGCGTTGCTGGATGCCGTCGCAGCGCGGATCGGGCCGCTGGGTACGGTCCCGTCGGCGCTGGCAGGTGTCTGGGAGGCGTTCGCCGGACTCTTGCTCCCGTTGCCGCGCGGGTACGGGATCGGATCGTCGCTGTCGGAGTTTCACTACTGGTCGGCCAGCCGTGTGCTCGAGGGCGCGATAACGGAGTTCCCGCTGTTCGCGTGGTACAACGGCGACCTGCACGCCCACATGATGAGTACGCCGTTCCTACTGGCCGTCGCCGCGGTGCTCTTTCAGGTGTTCGTCGCCGGCGCGGATCGGTCGCGTCGCCGAACGCTCGGGACCATCTTCGGCGTCGTCCCGGCGCTCGGGGCCGTCGTCGCCGTCGTCAACTCCTGGTCGTTCCCCGCCGTCGGCGGACTGTCCGTCTTGGCACTCGCGCTCGCGCCGGACCGGCCGATGGCGGTACTGTTCGATCGCGAGCAGCCGATACTGAACGTGCGGTCGTCCGCCGGCCGCTCCGCGTCGTCTACTGGCCGGCCGGTGTCGTCCACTGACCGACTGTGGACCGAGGCGCGGACCCTCGCCGTCGCGACTGTCGCCGGCGTGGCCGTCCTCGCGATCGCCTGGCTGTTGTCGGCCCCCTACTGGCTCTGGGTGGCGAGCGCGACCGGTTCTCCCGGGGTACTTCCTCACCGGAGTACGCTCGCGGAGTTGCTCGTCGCTCACGGCGCGTTCCTGCTTCTGTTCTGGGTGTATCTCTATCGCCACGCCCGACCGTCGCTGTCCTCCCGTCCGGTCTTTTTCGCGCTCGTCGCGCTGACGCTCGCCGTGACGACGGAGATCGGTATCGCCGCTGTCGGACTGTTCGTTCCGCTGATCCTCATTGGATGGGCGCTGCTGCGGGACGAGCGACCGTCCGATGAGACGGCCACTACGACGGATCGAGACCCCCTCTCGAAACTCGGCTTCGAGACGGTGCTGTTGATCGCCGCCGCCGGGCTGATCGTGCTCGTGGAGTTCCTCTATCTGCAGGACGGCGCGATCCCCGGCCGGTTCAACACGGTGTTCAAGGTGTACGCCCAGGCCTGGGTGCTCGCGTCCGTCGCGGCCGGGGTCGTGCTGGTGCGACTGCTGGCCGATCACCGTCCGGCGCTCGGTCTCTCCGGCCGCCAGTGGCGACGCGCCTTCCAGATCGTGGCAGCTGGACTGGTCGGTGTGCTCTCGCTGTACGGGTTGTTGGTTCTCGCCGGTCACTTCGGGCTGTCCGACTCCGGCTCGGTACCGATCGAACCGCTGTCGGTCCTGCCCGGCTGGCTCGTGTTCGCGAGCTTCCTGCTCGGCCTCGCCGTTCTCGGACGAATCGGGATGCGGGCGGCCCCGACGCTGGTACCGTCCGACCGTGACGCGTCCTGTGCCGGGGCTCGACTGGCCGTCGGGCTGGTCGTCGTCGCGGCCGCGTTCGGTGGCGGGATCTGGCTGATCGACGCGGCGAACGAGGACGTCGATCCGACGATGGACGCGCTGGCCTTCGTCGAGTCCGACCACCCTGCGGAAGACGAGTCCATCTACTGGCTCGACGAGGAAGTCAAGGGGCAACCGAACATGGTTAGCTACCCCGGCCAGCAGTACCGCTGGGACAACGCGCCGGCCAGCCTGACCGGCGTTCCGACCGTGGTCGGCAAGCCACCGGAAGCCGTCTATCGCGGCTCGGATGTCTACGACCGTCGCGTCGAGGACGTCGAGACGATATTCACCGGTCAGCCGGCCCAACAGCGCCGGTTACTGGCCGAGTACGACGTCGAGTTGATCTACGTCGGCTCGAACGAGCGGGTTCACTATCGGCCGATCACTGTCGACCAGCTGGATGCCGTGCACGTCGAGAAACAGTGGCAGGCTGTCACGATCTATCGGGTCGATCAGTCGGCGCTTACGACTGGCACGTAA